The following proteins are encoded in a genomic region of Streptomyces lunaelactis:
- a CDS encoding STM4015 family protein — translation MTISDHLQELHGLPVFDFPDAESKAELPQAASVAWRIAVEAYESGEAWEEALARFLAAVDTTEVRALVVGAWSDVYDSPPDAVITALLDAKEQLPGLRAIFLGDITFEECEISWINQGLVTPLLDAFPELLEFGVRGGQELEFPAVRHDKLRSLTVEAGGLDAQVVRGIAASDLPALEHLDVWLGTSWYGANAEVSDLEPILTGVRLPRLRSLALRNSEIQDQIAVALSGAPVVPRLSTLDLSMGTLGDEGAEALLNGQPLTHLEKLDLHHHFLSEPMVQRLTKTFEATGVEIDLSEGQAAERDSEGREDRYTSVAE, via the coding sequence ATGACCATTTCGGACCATCTGCAGGAGCTGCACGGCCTGCCCGTGTTCGACTTCCCCGACGCCGAGTCGAAGGCCGAGCTGCCCCAAGCTGCCTCCGTGGCCTGGCGGATTGCCGTCGAGGCGTACGAGAGCGGTGAGGCGTGGGAGGAAGCGCTCGCCCGCTTCCTCGCTGCGGTGGACACCACCGAGGTGCGGGCGCTGGTTGTCGGGGCGTGGAGCGATGTGTACGACTCGCCGCCCGACGCCGTGATCACCGCCCTGCTCGACGCGAAGGAGCAGTTGCCCGGCCTGCGGGCAATCTTCCTCGGTGACATCACCTTTGAGGAGTGCGAGATCTCCTGGATCAACCAGGGGCTGGTGACGCCGCTGCTCGACGCCTTCCCCGAACTGCTGGAATTCGGGGTACGCGGCGGCCAGGAGCTGGAGTTCCCCGCCGTACGGCACGACAAGCTCCGCTCGCTGACCGTCGAGGCGGGCGGGCTCGACGCGCAGGTCGTGCGCGGCATCGCTGCCAGCGACCTGCCCGCGCTGGAGCATCTCGACGTATGGCTCGGCACCTCCTGGTACGGAGCGAACGCCGAGGTGTCGGACCTGGAGCCCATCCTGACCGGCGTCCGCCTTCCTCGTCTGCGGTCTCTGGCCCTGCGCAACAGCGAGATCCAGGACCAGATAGCCGTCGCGCTCTCCGGCGCGCCGGTCGTCCCCCGTCTCAGCACGCTGGATCTGTCGATGGGCACCCTTGGCGATGAGGGAGCGGAAGCCCTGCTGAACGGACAGCCGCTGACTCATCTGGAGAAGCTCGACCTCCACCATCACTTCCTCAGCGAGCCGATGGTGCAGCGGCTGACCAAGACCTTCGAAGCCACGGGCGTGGAGATCGACCTCTCCGAGGGCCAGGCTGCGGAGCGGGACTCCGAAGGCCGGGAAGACCGCTATACCTCTGTCGCGGAATGA
- a CDS encoding DUF6745 domain-containing protein — protein sequence MQYVDKWRAVAAATGPADRAAAEEGVCLAYRTAGLAEPERIVWADSPRAAVAVVRSLDDPGRSVRDEVRTRAWAEERRRIHDELGPTGWAELWSLTGARLWDTTRALAERIRTGVVDAPAVQDTADTADTSDVTARETEIRLTLLDAVLGQHDAAWLCAFDGRSDRLQGLATVAAHAGWWWPYEKSVVICERPAELHRDEAGRLDRGDGPALEFPDGFALYAWRGMPVPADFLGGLTSLTPQRIRSEENAELRRVMLEYYGYDRYLAESEAQPVHRDETGILWRIALDDDEDVAMVEVVNSTPEPDGSHRTYWLRVPPTTRTAKEGVAWTFGLQAEAYEPVRQT from the coding sequence ATGCAGTACGTGGACAAGTGGCGGGCCGTTGCGGCGGCGACCGGACCGGCGGACCGGGCCGCCGCCGAGGAAGGCGTGTGTCTCGCCTACCGCACGGCAGGGCTCGCCGAGCCGGAGCGGATCGTGTGGGCGGACTCTCCGCGGGCGGCCGTTGCCGTCGTCCGCTCGCTCGACGACCCCGGGCGCTCGGTGCGCGACGAGGTGCGCACCCGCGCGTGGGCGGAGGAACGCCGCCGTATCCACGACGAGTTGGGGCCGACCGGCTGGGCCGAGCTGTGGAGCCTCACCGGCGCCCGGCTCTGGGACACCACGCGGGCACTGGCCGAGCGGATACGGACGGGGGTGGTGGACGCGCCGGCCGTTCAGGACACGGCGGACACGGCGGACACCAGCGACGTGACGGCGAGGGAGACGGAGATCCGGCTGACCTTGCTCGACGCGGTGCTCGGCCAGCACGACGCGGCCTGGCTCTGCGCGTTCGACGGCCGTAGCGACCGGCTCCAGGGGCTCGCCACGGTCGCCGCGCACGCAGGCTGGTGGTGGCCGTACGAGAAGTCGGTGGTGATCTGCGAGCGGCCGGCGGAGCTCCACCGGGACGAGGCCGGCAGGCTCGACAGGGGCGACGGTCCGGCTCTGGAATTCCCCGACGGCTTCGCCCTGTACGCATGGCGTGGCATGCCGGTGCCCGCGGACTTCCTCGGCGGACTGACCTCGCTCACCCCGCAGCGCATACGCAGCGAGGAGAACGCCGAGCTGCGCCGCGTGATGCTCGAGTACTACGGCTACGACCGCTATCTCGCCGAGTCGGAAGCCCAGCCTGTGCATCGCGACGAGACAGGCATCCTCTGGCGGATCGCGCTGGACGACGACGAGGACGTGGCGATGGTCGAAGTGGTCAACTCCACCCCCGAGCCGGACGGCAGCCACCGTACCTATTGGCTGCGGGTGCCGCCCACGACCCGGACGGCGAAGGAGGGCGTCGCCTGGACCTTCGGGCTGCAGGCCGAGGCGTACGAACCGGTGCGTCAGACCTGA
- a CDS encoding carbohydrate kinase family protein produces the protein MVIGGSGVDTVVRVDSLPVPLADSVGVGPIRESPGHTGGNVALGCRALGLNVTLLDYIGDDWPGRQVRERLAAGGVDFEALISPAGTRRAVNLVDPAGRRMSFYDARDPGELRMPREVYLPHLRRARHVHLSIVNFARFLYDDIEELGVPVSTDLHDWDGLADHHREFALRSDVVFLSAAGAGERIASVMREILRDGRARAVVAMAGAGGSYLLTRDGGSTPRPIPAAVPPARVVDSNGAGDAYVCGFLYGRLSGRDLEESARLGAVAGAHACTSEGSSSLISPADLVPHQV, from the coding sequence CTGGTGATCGGCGGCAGCGGGGTGGACACCGTCGTCCGCGTCGACTCCCTGCCGGTCCCGCTCGCCGACTCCGTCGGGGTGGGCCCGATCCGCGAATCGCCGGGCCACACCGGCGGCAACGTGGCCCTGGGCTGCCGGGCCCTGGGCCTGAATGTCACGCTCCTCGACTACATCGGCGACGACTGGCCGGGGCGCCAGGTCCGTGAACGCCTCGCCGCGGGCGGCGTGGACTTCGAGGCGCTGATCTCCCCGGCCGGGACCCGGCGCGCGGTCAATCTCGTCGACCCGGCGGGCCGCCGGATGTCCTTCTACGACGCCCGCGATCCCGGTGAGCTGCGGATGCCGCGCGAGGTCTACCTCCCGCATCTGCGGCGCGCCCGCCATGTCCATCTCTCGATCGTGAACTTCGCGCGGTTCCTCTACGACGACATCGAGGAGCTGGGCGTCCCGGTCTCCACCGATCTGCACGACTGGGACGGACTGGCCGACCACCACCGGGAGTTCGCCCTCCGCTCGGACGTGGTCTTCCTCAGCGCGGCCGGCGCGGGCGAGCGCATTGCGTCCGTCATGCGGGAGATCCTGCGCGACGGGCGGGCGCGGGCGGTGGTCGCGATGGCGGGCGCCGGCGGCTCGTACCTCCTGACCCGGGACGGCGGCAGCACCCCGCGCCCGATCCCGGCGGCCGTCCCGCCCGCTCGCGTGGTGGACTCCAACGGCGCGGGTGACGCCTACGTCTGCGGCTTTCTCTACGGGCGGCTGTCCGGCCGTGACCTGGAGGAGAGCGCCAGGCTGGGCGCGGTGGCGGGCGCCCACGCCTGCACGAGCGAGGGCAGCTCGTCGCTTATCAGCCCCGCCGATCTCGTACCGCATCAGGTCTGA
- a CDS encoding TetR/AcrR family transcriptional regulator yields the protein MARVRLSVAERREELLGAAVEQIEERGVAAVRIADVAAALGVSNALVLYHFSTKEKLVAAAFTHAADGDLAHLRKLLGRRTSALRRLRAAVRWYAPTGQAKGWRLWIEGWAAALREPALRDVTRDLDQQWKAALTEVIAEGAAAGEFPCEDPAATAWRLTAFLDGLAVQMTSYAGSLSRAAMLEWTDDALARELGVDRDALTAAAR from the coding sequence GTGGCAAGAGTCCGGTTGAGTGTGGCGGAGCGGCGTGAAGAACTGCTGGGCGCCGCCGTCGAGCAGATCGAGGAACGCGGTGTGGCGGCGGTGCGGATCGCCGATGTCGCCGCGGCCCTCGGCGTGAGCAACGCCCTGGTGCTCTACCACTTTTCAACGAAGGAGAAGCTCGTCGCGGCCGCGTTCACGCACGCCGCCGACGGCGATCTCGCCCATCTGCGCAAGCTGCTGGGCCGCCGCACCTCCGCGCTGCGCCGCCTGCGTGCCGCCGTCCGCTGGTACGCCCCGACCGGTCAGGCCAAGGGCTGGCGGCTGTGGATCGAGGGCTGGGCCGCCGCGCTGCGCGAGCCGGCGCTGCGGGACGTCACCCGGGATCTCGACCAGCAGTGGAAAGCCGCTCTGACCGAGGTCATCGCGGAGGGCGCGGCCGCGGGCGAGTTCCCGTGCGAGGACCCGGCGGCGACGGCCTGGCGGCTGACGGCGTTCCTGGACGGACTCGCCGTGCAGATGACCTCGTACGCGGGGTCCCTGTCGCGCGCGGCGATGCTGGAGTGGACCGACGACGCGCTCGCTCGTGAACTCGGCGTGGACCGCGACGCGTTGACCGCGGCCGCACGCTGA